The following proteins are co-located in the Mesorhizobium sp. M1E.F.Ca.ET.045.02.1.1 genome:
- a CDS encoding cytochrome P450, translating into MMPAYLAFDPTSRRLRLDPHEPAFVQNPYEAYAFLHGISNAFFWEDYGFWCFGGFDDVNRLLRDRRFGRQNPAGIPDSRGVGDDRSHLTAFDAIEANSILELEPPVHTRLRTLVNRAFVSRQVERLRPRIEVLANELIDRFEPGGVDLLPAYASPLPITIIAEMLGVPVDMGPQLLDWSHRMVAMYMHGRTREIEDTANRASRDFAAFLRGYVAERRKKPGDDLLSLLIEAQDNGQRLSEDELVSSAILLLNAGHEATVHQTGNAVRSILAQGGDPHRFFETTEANAATVEECLRFDAPLHMFLRYAYEEIEVSPGILVKPSEMIALLLGMANHDPLAFAGPDTFNPVRTDQKNVSFGAGIHFCIGAPLARLELQVSLKTLFERLPNLRLAGEPRFRDTYHFHGLERLAVTF; encoded by the coding sequence ATGATGCCAGCCTATCTCGCTTTCGATCCAACCAGCCGCCGCCTACGGCTCGACCCGCACGAGCCGGCCTTCGTGCAGAACCCTTATGAGGCCTATGCCTTCCTGCATGGCATCTCCAATGCCTTCTTCTGGGAGGATTACGGCTTCTGGTGTTTTGGCGGCTTCGACGACGTCAATCGGCTGCTGCGCGACCGCCGCTTCGGCCGCCAGAACCCGGCCGGCATTCCCGACAGCCGCGGTGTTGGCGACGACCGCTCGCATCTGACCGCCTTCGACGCAATCGAGGCGAATTCGATTCTGGAGCTCGAGCCGCCAGTGCATACGAGGCTTCGGACGCTGGTCAACCGCGCCTTCGTATCGCGCCAGGTCGAGCGGCTGAGGCCGCGCATCGAGGTCTTGGCCAATGAGCTGATCGACCGTTTCGAGCCAGGCGGCGTCGACCTTCTGCCGGCTTACGCCTCACCCTTGCCGATCACAATCATCGCCGAGATGCTGGGCGTTCCGGTCGATATGGGGCCGCAACTGCTCGACTGGTCGCACCGGATGGTCGCCATGTACATGCACGGCCGCACGCGTGAGATCGAGGACACGGCCAACCGCGCCAGCCGCGATTTCGCTGCCTTCCTGCGCGGCTATGTCGCCGAGCGGCGCAAGAAGCCCGGCGACGATCTGCTTTCGCTGCTGATCGAGGCCCAGGACAACGGCCAAAGACTTTCCGAGGACGAACTGGTTTCCTCGGCGATCCTTTTGCTCAACGCCGGGCATGAGGCCACCGTGCATCAGACCGGCAATGCCGTGCGTTCGATCCTGGCGCAAGGCGGTGATCCCCACCGCTTCTTCGAAACAACGGAGGCGAACGCCGCGACGGTCGAGGAATGCCTGCGCTTCGACGCGCCGCTGCATATGTTCCTGCGCTATGCCTATGAGGAGATCGAAGTTTCACCGGGCATTTTGGTCAAGCCCAGCGAGATGATCGCGCTGCTGCTTGGCATGGCCAACCACGACCCGCTGGCGTTTGCCGGACCCGACACATTCAATCCGGTCCGCACGGACCAGAAGAACGTCTCGTTCGGTGCCGGCATCCATTTCTGCATCGGCGCGCCGCTGGCCAGGCTGGAACTGCAGGTTTCGTTGAAAACGCTGTTCGAGCGCCTGCCCAATTTGCGCCTGGCCGGGGAACCGCGCTTCCGCGATACCTATCACTTCCATGGGTTGGAGCGGCTTGCTGTTACTTTCTGA
- a CDS encoding cupin domain-containing protein has translation MSAFLAVKADNVEPEAGAPAPDRVISGDPKFRTWNVEERDGGLYAGIWEATPGKWRIVYDEWEFCHILSGVSVIAEDGSEARTVRAGDSFVLRPGFKGTWEVLETTRKEYVIRL, from the coding sequence ATGTCGGCCTTTCTTGCGGTGAAAGCCGATAACGTCGAACCGGAGGCCGGCGCGCCGGCCCCCGATCGCGTGATCTCGGGCGACCCGAAATTCCGCACCTGGAACGTCGAGGAGCGGGACGGCGGCCTCTATGCCGGGATCTGGGAAGCGACGCCCGGCAAGTGGCGCATCGTCTATGACGAATGGGAATTCTGCCACATCCTGTCCGGCGTTTCGGTCATCGCCGAGGACGGCAGCGAGGCGCGTACCGTGCGGGCCGGCGACAGTTTCGTGCTGCGGCCGGGCTTCAAAGGCACCTGGGAGGTGCTGGAGACGACGCGGAAGGAATATGTGATCCGGCTTTGA
- a CDS encoding O-acetylhomoserine aminocarboxypropyltransferase: MTRTPGFNTLAVHAGAKPDPATGARATPIYQTTSYVFDDADHAASLFGLKAFGNIYTRIMNPTQAVLEERLAALEGGTAALAVASGHAAQVLVFHNLMRPGENFIAATKLYGGSINQFGQAFKNFDWQVRWADTNDISTFESQIDDKTKAIFIESLANPGGIFVDIEKIGDIARRHGLPLIVDNTLASPYLVRPIEHGADIVVHSLTKFIGGHGNSIGGAIVDGGTFDWSKSGKYPMLSEPRPEYGGLVLHETFGNFAFAIAARVLGLRDIGPAISPFNAFLILTGLETLPLRMQRHCDNAVSVAAWLSNHPKVAWVNYPGLPSDKNNALQKKYSPQGAGAVFTFGLKGGYEAGVKFVEALELFSHLANVGDTKSLVIHPASTTHRQLSDEQKIKAGAGPDTVRLSVGIEDVNDIVADLEQALGKV, encoded by the coding sequence ATGACCCGTACACCCGGTTTCAACACGCTCGCCGTTCATGCCGGCGCCAAGCCGGATCCGGCGACCGGCGCGCGCGCCACGCCGATCTACCAGACCACCTCCTACGTCTTCGACGACGCCGACCACGCCGCCTCGCTGTTTGGGCTGAAGGCCTTCGGCAACATCTACACCCGCATCATGAACCCGACTCAAGCCGTTCTTGAGGAACGCCTTGCCGCGCTCGAAGGCGGCACGGCGGCGCTTGCCGTCGCTTCGGGCCACGCCGCCCAGGTGCTCGTCTTCCACAATCTGATGCGCCCCGGCGAAAATTTCATCGCCGCGACGAAGCTTTATGGCGGCTCGATCAACCAGTTTGGCCAGGCCTTCAAGAATTTCGACTGGCAGGTGCGCTGGGCCGACACCAACGACATCTCGACCTTCGAGAGCCAGATCGATGACAAGACAAAGGCGATCTTCATCGAGAGCCTCGCAAATCCCGGCGGTATCTTCGTCGACATCGAGAAGATCGGTGACATCGCCCGCAGGCACGGCCTGCCGCTGATCGTCGACAACACGCTGGCCTCGCCCTATCTGGTGCGGCCGATCGAACACGGCGCCGACATCGTCGTGCATTCGCTGACCAAATTCATCGGCGGCCATGGCAATTCGATCGGCGGCGCCATCGTCGATGGCGGCACCTTCGACTGGTCGAAGTCGGGCAAGTACCCGATGCTGTCCGAGCCGCGCCCCGAATATGGCGGCCTCGTGCTGCACGAGACCTTCGGCAATTTTGCCTTCGCCATCGCCGCCCGCGTCCTCGGCCTTCGCGACATCGGCCCGGCGATCTCGCCCTTCAACGCCTTCCTGATCCTGACCGGCCTTGAAACGCTGCCGCTGCGCATGCAGCGCCATTGCGACAACGCAGTGAGCGTCGCAGCCTGGCTTTCGAACCATCCGAAAGTCGCCTGGGTGAACTATCCCGGACTGCCGAGCGATAAGAACAACGCGCTGCAGAAGAAATATTCGCCGCAGGGCGCTGGTGCTGTCTTCACCTTCGGCCTCAAGGGCGGCTACGAGGCCGGCGTCAAGTTCGTCGAGGCGCTGGAGCTGTTCTCGCACCTGGCCAATGTCGGCGACACCAAGTCGCTGGTCATCCATCCGGCCTCGACCACGCACCGTCAGCTTTCCGACGAGCAGAAGATCAAGGCCGGAGCCGGACCGGACACGGTTCGCCTTTCGGTCGGCATCGAGGATGTCAACGACATCGTCGCCGACCTGGAACAGGCGCTCGGCAAGGTCTGA
- a CDS encoding CoA-binding protein: protein MNHDAYDNTYIAGILNSVKTIAMVGASPNDVRPSYFVLKYLLSKGFSVLPINPGHAGKQILGQTVYASLADLPQPVDMVDIFRGSAAVPGIVDQILHLDPLPKVVWMQLGVRHDEAAARAEAAGIKVVMNRCPKIEYGKLSGEIGWTGVNSGVLSSKKPVMRQGFQSFGVRQK from the coding sequence ATGAATCACGACGCCTACGACAACACCTACATCGCCGGGATCCTGAACTCGGTGAAGACCATCGCCATGGTCGGCGCCTCGCCCAACGATGTGCGCCCAAGCTACTTCGTGTTGAAATATCTGCTCTCCAAGGGATTCTCGGTGCTCCCGATCAATCCCGGCCATGCCGGCAAGCAGATACTCGGGCAGACGGTCTATGCCAGCCTGGCCGACCTGCCCCAGCCTGTCGACATGGTCGATATTTTTCGCGGCTCGGCGGCGGTGCCGGGCATCGTTGACCAGATCCTGCATCTCGATCCCTTGCCGAAGGTCGTCTGGATGCAGCTTGGCGTGCGCCATGACGAGGCCGCGGCCCGCGCCGAGGCCGCAGGCATCAAGGTGGTGATGAACCGATGCCCGAAGATCGAATATGGCAAGCTGTCGGGCGAGATCGGTTGGACCGGCGTCAATTCCGGCGTGCTGTCGTCGAAGAAGCCCGTGATGCGGCAGGGCTTCCAGAGCTTCGGCGTGCGGCAGAAATAG
- a CDS encoding enoyl-CoA hydratase: MAEVVAIKPAVADGPVLASQDKGVLRLTLASPPANALSLATMAALQAEFDRVRQDKSVRVIILAASGKVFCAGHDLKEMTAHRADPDRGKAFFEKTFSACASLMQTIVRHPKPVVAEVDGLATAAGLQLVASCDLAIASHEATFCTPGVNIGLFCSTPMVALSRNVSRKQAMEMLLTGETIDAATAKEFGLINRIVPREYLNQVVNKYAQTIASKSSLVVKTGKEAFYAQAEMGLADAYAYTGRVMVENMLARDAEEGIGAFIGKRKPEWTDE, encoded by the coding sequence GTGGCTGAAGTCGTTGCCATCAAGCCCGCCGTCGCCGATGGCCCCGTTTTGGCGAGCCAGGACAAGGGCGTGTTGCGCCTCACGCTCGCCAGCCCGCCGGCCAACGCGCTTTCGCTGGCGACGATGGCGGCGTTGCAGGCGGAATTCGACCGTGTGAGACAAGACAAGTCCGTTCGCGTCATCATCCTGGCGGCGTCAGGCAAGGTCTTCTGCGCCGGTCACGACCTCAAGGAAATGACCGCGCACCGCGCCGATCCCGACCGCGGCAAAGCCTTTTTCGAAAAGACCTTTTCGGCTTGCGCGAGCCTGATGCAGACAATTGTGCGCCACCCAAAGCCGGTGGTCGCCGAGGTCGATGGCCTTGCCACTGCCGCCGGCCTGCAATTGGTCGCGAGCTGCGACCTCGCGATCGCCTCGCACGAGGCGACTTTCTGCACGCCCGGCGTCAATATCGGCCTGTTCTGCTCGACGCCAATGGTGGCGCTGTCGCGCAACGTCTCGCGCAAGCAGGCGATGGAAATGCTGCTCACCGGCGAGACGATCGACGCGGCGACAGCCAAGGAATTCGGCCTGATCAATCGCATCGTGCCGCGCGAATATCTGAATCAGGTTGTCAACAAATACGCGCAAACCATTGCTTCAAAATCGTCTTTGGTCGTCAAGACCGGTAAGGAAGCCTTCTACGCCCAGGCCGAAATGGGCCTCGCCGACGCCTACGCCTATACCGGCCGCGTGATGGTCGAAAACATGCTGGCGCGCGACGCCGAGGAAGGCATCGGCGCCTTCATCGGCAAGCGCAAGCCGGAATGGACCGACGAATAG
- a CDS encoding PaaI family thioesterase → MPAKSNLKPVLTAAEVNALMASVYPQLNDQFAVYEALEVFPGGCTVRLNADERHLRPGGTVSGPSLFTLADIGGYVCVLSHAGPDALSVTTNLNINFMRKAEAGPIDGHCRILKLGKSLMVFDIDIVAGPDGHTVAHATGTYSIPPKRSADAVK, encoded by the coding sequence ATGCCCGCTAAAAGCAATCTCAAGCCGGTGCTGACTGCCGCGGAAGTCAACGCGCTGATGGCAAGCGTCTATCCGCAGCTCAACGACCAGTTCGCCGTCTATGAGGCGTTGGAAGTGTTTCCCGGCGGCTGCACGGTGCGGCTCAATGCCGACGAGCGGCATCTGCGCCCGGGCGGTACGGTGTCGGGCCCGTCGCTGTTCACGCTGGCCGACATCGGCGGCTATGTCTGCGTGCTCAGCCACGCCGGGCCGGACGCGCTGTCGGTGACCACCAACCTCAACATCAACTTCATGCGCAAGGCCGAGGCTGGCCCGATCGACGGCCATTGCCGCATCCTGAAGTTGGGCAAGAGCCTGATGGTGTTCGACATCGACATCGTCGCCGGCCCGGACGGGCACACCGTGGCGCATGCGACCGGCACCTATTCGATCCCGCCGAAGCGCTCGGCTGATGCGGTAAAATAA
- the rplM gene encoding 50S ribosomal protein L13 — MATFSQKPADVVKKWVLIDAEGLVVGRLATVIANHLRGKHKPTFTPHVDDGDNVIVINADKVVFTGKKYTDKVYYWHTGHPGGIKERTARQLLEGRFPERVVEKAVERMIPRGPLGRRQMKNLRVYAGAEHPHAAQQPVTLDVAKLNSKNKRAS, encoded by the coding sequence ATGGCTACCTTTTCGCAGAAGCCTGCGGATGTGGTGAAGAAGTGGGTGCTGATCGACGCCGAGGGTCTCGTCGTCGGCCGCCTCGCCACTGTCATCGCCAACCATCTGCGCGGCAAGCACAAGCCCACCTTCACACCGCATGTCGATGATGGCGACAACGTCATCGTCATCAACGCCGACAAGGTGGTGTTCACCGGCAAGAAGTACACCGACAAGGTCTACTACTGGCACACCGGCCACCCCGGCGGCATCAAGGAGCGCACCGCGCGCCAGCTGCTCGAGGGCCGCTTCCCCGAGCGCGTCGTCGAGAAGGCCGTCGAGCGCATGATCCCGCGCGGCCCGCTTGGCCGCCGCCAGATGAAGAATCTCCGCGTCTACGCAGGCGCTGAACATCCGCACGCCGCCCAGCAGCCCGTCACGCTCGACGTGGCCAAGCTGAACTCCAAGAACAAGAGGGCCTCGTAA
- the rpsI gene encoding 30S ribosomal protein S9 — translation MAELSSLAELGTVTTAAQPAAPVHVQKLDKSGRAYATGKRKNAIARVWVKPGSGKITVNDKEFASYFARPVLQMILNQPIVAANRAGQYDIIATVIGGGLSGQAGAVRHGISKALTYYEPALRSVLKKGGFLTRDSRVVERKKYGKAKARRSFQFSKR, via the coding sequence ATGGCTGAGCTTTCCTCGCTCGCAGAACTCGGGACTGTCACGACCGCCGCACAGCCGGCGGCACCCGTCCACGTCCAGAAGCTCGACAAGTCGGGCCGCGCCTATGCCACAGGCAAGCGCAAGAACGCCATCGCGCGCGTCTGGGTGAAACCCGGCTCCGGCAAGATCACTGTCAACGACAAGGAATTCGCGAGCTATTTCGCGCGTCCGGTGCTGCAGATGATCCTCAACCAGCCGATCGTCGCCGCCAACCGCGCCGGCCAGTATGACATCATCGCCACCGTCATCGGCGGCGGCCTTTCCGGCCAGGCGGGCGCCGTGCGTCACGGCATCTCCAAGGCACTGACCTATTACGAGCCGGCGCTGCGCTCCGTGCTCAAGAAGGGCGGCTTTCTCACCCGCGACAGCCGCGTCGTCGAGCGCAAGAAGTACGGCAAGGCGAAGGCCCGCCGCAGCTTCCAGTTCTCGAAGCGCTGA
- a CDS encoding LysR family transcriptional regulator: MAADLNDLQAFMAVARAGGFREGARATAGSASALSEAIRRLETQLGVRLFNRTTRSVALTEAGAGLLARLGPALGEVEAALDVVNGFRDRPAGTLRLNVPISASRLVLPKIVPGFLAAYPAIRLEVIAEENFIDLLVAGCDAGIRYDERLEQDMIAVPIGPRAQRFTTSAAPSYLDRHGRPQHPRDLLGHACVRGRFPSGVMTPWEFERDGEVVRVDPTGPLVVSIGGGVDLAIDAAIAGVGILWLFEDWVRPHFESGVLEPVLEPWWQEFSGPFLYYPGRRLVPAPLRAFIDYIKTPAGRGQ, from the coding sequence ATGGCGGCCGATCTCAACGATCTTCAGGCGTTCATGGCCGTGGCGCGCGCCGGCGGCTTTCGCGAGGGCGCCCGCGCCACGGCCGGCAGCGCGTCAGCGCTCAGCGAAGCCATCCGCCGTCTTGAAACCCAGCTCGGTGTCAGGCTCTTCAACCGCACCACGCGCAGCGTCGCTTTGACCGAGGCTGGTGCCGGCCTGCTGGCGCGGCTCGGCCCCGCATTGGGCGAGGTAGAAGCCGCACTCGATGTGGTGAACGGCTTTCGCGACCGGCCCGCCGGAACCTTGCGGCTCAACGTGCCGATAAGCGCCTCGCGGCTGGTGCTGCCCAAAATCGTTCCTGGATTTCTCGCGGCCTATCCTGCCATTCGCCTGGAGGTGATCGCCGAGGAGAACTTTATCGATCTGCTGGTGGCGGGCTGCGACGCTGGAATCCGCTATGACGAGCGGCTGGAGCAGGACATGATCGCGGTGCCGATCGGGCCGCGCGCGCAGCGCTTCACGACCTCCGCCGCGCCGTCCTACCTTGACCGGCACGGTCGGCCGCAGCACCCACGCGACCTGCTTGGCCATGCCTGCGTGCGCGGCCGCTTCCCGAGCGGGGTCATGACGCCCTGGGAGTTCGAGCGGGACGGCGAGGTGGTGCGGGTCGATCCCACGGGGCCATTGGTTGTCAGCATCGGTGGAGGCGTCGATCTCGCTATCGATGCGGCGATCGCTGGCGTCGGCATTCTCTGGCTGTTCGAGGACTGGGTGCGCCCGCATTTCGAGAGCGGCGTGCTGGAACCTGTGCTGGAGCCGTGGTGGCAGGAATTTTCCGGGCCGTTTCTGTACTATCCCGGACGCCGGCTGGTGCCGGCGCCGCTGCGCGCCTTCATCGACTACATCAAGACGCCGGCCGGACGCGGCCAATAG
- a CDS encoding aldo/keto reductase family oxidoreductase — protein MSSVNKSGTYKLGGDSVRRLGYGAMQLAGKGVFGPPKDHDAAIAVLREAVANGVNHIDTSDYYGPHVTNRLIREALAPYPGDLTIVTKIGARRGSDASWLPAYSPEELTQAVHDNLANLGLDVLDVVNLRIMFDTHGPAEGSIEAPLTVLAELQRRGLVRHIGLSNVTRAQIAEGRRVCEIVCVQNQYNLAHRGDDALIDELARDGIAYVPFFPLGGFSPLQSSTLSGVAERLGATPMQVALAWLLNRSPNILLIPGTSSVEHLRENLAAAELELSEDVLSELEGVAKAA, from the coding sequence ATGTCCAGCGTAAACAAATCCGGCACCTACAAACTCGGCGGCGATTCGGTCCGGCGGCTCGGCTACGGCGCCATGCAGCTTGCGGGCAAAGGCGTGTTCGGCCCACCGAAGGATCATGACGCGGCCATCGCCGTGCTGCGTGAGGCAGTGGCGAACGGGGTCAACCACATCGACACCAGCGACTATTATGGCCCGCATGTCACCAATCGGCTGATCCGCGAAGCGCTGGCGCCCTACCCCGGCGACCTTACCATCGTCACCAAGATCGGCGCCCGCCGCGGCAGCGACGCATCCTGGCTGCCGGCCTATTCACCGGAGGAACTCACGCAAGCCGTGCATGACAACCTCGCCAATCTCGGGCTCGACGTGCTGGATGTGGTCAATCTGCGCATCATGTTCGACACCCATGGTCCCGCCGAGGGCTCGATCGAAGCGCCGCTCACCGTGCTCGCCGAGCTGCAGCGCAGGGGCCTGGTGCGCCATATCGGGCTGAGCAACGTCACCCGCGCGCAGATCGCGGAAGGCCGCCGCGTCTGCGAGATCGTCTGTGTGCAGAACCAGTACAATCTGGCGCATCGAGGCGACGACGCGCTGATCGACGAGCTTGCCCGCGACGGTATCGCCTACGTGCCGTTCTTCCCGCTCGGCGGCTTCAGCCCGCTGCAGTCGTCGACACTGTCGGGCGTCGCTGAACGGCTCGGCGCGACGCCGATGCAGGTGGCGCTGGCGTGGCTGCTCAACCGCTCGCCGAACATCCTGCTGATTCCCGGCACGTCGTCGGTGGAGCATTTGCGGGAGAATCTTGCGGCGGCGGAGTTGGAGCTGTCAGAGGATGTGCTGAGCGAACTGGAGGGCGTGGCGAAAGCGGCGTGA
- a CDS encoding glycerophosphodiester phosphodiesterase family protein: MRTLWLSLFLSATLAAVSGQSLAGETRAAQILDRFEHANQWRDHVMIAAHRAGSMQAGKRLYAENSLAAVEGSIAIGAEIVEVDIRRSKDGEFVVMHDSWLDRTTTCRGEVGSFTLAELKKCRLVVEGTGAVTNEPVSTLREMLLTTKDRILINLDNKLEVTDLPGMIAVARDLGMADQVIVKENLWNRQRIDAARAALAQAGSGFQFMPILADDAVHDAAFAEEVARAFPLRAVELINWRNGAETLTISGGPLFSTRMRAEAVRGDWHLWADSYAIVNKPGGFLAGGRGDELAVAAGLPREAWGFWVDRGATIIQTDEPKAAIEWLTANGYRVPYTIDVKQAEPAHTASIN, encoded by the coding sequence ATGCGAACACTCTGGCTGAGCCTTTTTCTGTCCGCCACCCTTGCGGCCGTCTCCGGCCAAAGCTTAGCCGGCGAGACACGCGCTGCCCAAATCCTCGACCGTTTCGAACACGCCAACCAGTGGCGCGACCATGTGATGATCGCCGCCCACCGCGCCGGCAGCATGCAGGCCGGCAAGAGGCTTTATGCCGAGAACTCGCTTGCCGCGGTCGAGGGCTCGATCGCCATCGGCGCCGAGATCGTCGAGGTTGATATCCGTCGCTCGAAGGACGGCGAATTTGTCGTCATGCATGACAGCTGGTTGGACCGCACGACGACCTGCAGGGGCGAGGTGGGCAGCTTCACGCTGGCAGAGCTGAAAAAATGCCGGCTGGTGGTCGAAGGCACGGGCGCCGTCACCAACGAGCCGGTGTCGACGCTGCGCGAGATGCTGCTTACGACCAAGGACAGGATCCTGATCAACCTCGACAACAAGCTGGAGGTGACCGACCTGCCGGGAATGATCGCGGTCGCCCGTGATCTCGGCATGGCCGATCAGGTGATCGTCAAGGAAAACCTGTGGAACCGCCAGCGCATCGACGCCGCCAGGGCTGCGCTCGCCCAGGCAGGTAGCGGCTTCCAGTTCATGCCGATCCTTGCCGATGACGCTGTGCACGATGCCGCCTTTGCCGAGGAAGTAGCGCGGGCATTTCCGCTGCGCGCGGTCGAGCTGATCAACTGGCGCAACGGCGCCGAGACGTTGACCATATCTGGCGGCCCGCTGTTCAGCACCCGCATGCGGGCGGAAGCGGTGCGCGGCGACTGGCACCTCTGGGCCGACAGCTACGCCATCGTCAACAAGCCGGGCGGCTTCCTCGCCGGCGGCCGCGGCGACGAACTGGCGGTGGCCGCCGGCCTGCCGCGCGAAGCCTGGGGTTTCTGGGTCGACCGCGGCGCGACCATCATCCAGACAGATGAGCCGAAGGCGGCGATCGAATGGCTGACGGCGAACGGTTATCGGGTGCCTTACACGATCGACGTGAAGCAAGCTGAGCCGGCGCATACGGCGAGCATCAACTGA
- a CDS encoding acyltransferase, whose protein sequence is MTEAALLNLAPAPAATRTGTAAGERFLVLDSWRGICALLVALFHFPTTSIISQSAFVGGSYLFVDFFFVLSGFVIASSYSGRLSEPGEIARFALVRFGRIYPLHLSMLAAFVAFEAMRLALPALHGTGAAPFTAGFDLRSLVANLFLLQGMGVEEHLTWNAPSWSISAEFFTYLLFAGVVLATGRRAWIWFAAAAVTAPFFLLGFSTRHMDVSFDFGFIRCLYGFSLGALLAWFQHDSIAEARQAMAGAGRIAWTMAELAMVAAIGLFVSVAGSNDAGIAAPVVFALALYLFAHEGGLISALLSSRPMLLLGSLSYSIYMVHIFVQGRMINVGGLLERKLGLGIVGDMTLRGDQVTGFGVGSPWIGFAAIIAMLIAVIVASWFTWRFVEMPALAWFRRFAKRI, encoded by the coding sequence ATGACCGAGGCCGCCTTGCTCAACCTCGCACCTGCTCCGGCGGCAACCCGAACCGGCACGGCGGCCGGCGAGCGCTTCCTGGTGCTCGATTCCTGGCGCGGCATCTGCGCGCTGCTGGTGGCGCTGTTCCATTTTCCCACGACGTCGATAATCTCCCAGAGCGCCTTTGTCGGCGGCTCCTATCTGTTCGTCGATTTCTTCTTCGTGCTTTCCGGTTTCGTCATCGCCAGCTCCTACAGCGGCCGGCTGAGCGAGCCGGGTGAGATTGCCCGTTTCGCGCTGGTGCGCTTTGGCCGCATCTACCCGCTGCATCTTTCGATGCTTGCCGCTTTCGTCGCCTTCGAGGCGATGCGGCTCGCCCTGCCGGCACTGCATGGAACCGGTGCCGCGCCCTTCACCGCAGGCTTTGATCTGAGAAGTCTTGTCGCCAATCTCTTCCTGCTGCAGGGCATGGGGGTGGAGGAGCATCTGACCTGGAACGCGCCGAGCTGGAGCATTTCGGCCGAGTTCTTCACCTATCTGCTGTTTGCCGGCGTGGTGCTCGCGACCGGCCGGCGCGCCTGGATATGGTTCGCCGCCGCGGCCGTCACGGCGCCTTTCTTCCTGCTTGGCTTCTCGACCCGTCATATGGACGTGTCCTTCGATTTCGGCTTCATCCGCTGCCTTTACGGCTTCTCGCTCGGCGCGCTGCTGGCCTGGTTTCAGCACGATTCCATTGCAGAGGCGCGACAGGCGATGGCAGGCGCAGGGCGCATTGCCTGGACGATGGCCGAGCTCGCCATGGTCGCGGCGATCGGGCTGTTCGTTTCGGTCGCCGGATCGAACGACGCCGGGATCGCCGCGCCCGTCGTCTTCGCTCTGGCGCTCTATCTCTTCGCGCATGAGGGCGGCTTGATCAGCGCGCTGCTCTCAAGCCGGCCGATGCTGCTGCTCGGCTCGCTCTCCTACTCGATCTACATGGTCCACATCTTCGTCCAGGGCCGCATGATCAATGTCGGCGGCCTCCTCGAGCGCAAGCTCGGGCTTGGCATTGTCGGCGACATGACGTTGCGCGGCGATCAGGTGACCGGCTTCGGCGTCGGCTCGCCATGGATCGGCTTCGCCGCGATCATAGCAATGTTGATCGCCGTCATCGTCGCATCCTGGTTCACCTGGCGCTTCGTCGAAATGCCGGCGCTGGCCTGGTTCCGTCGATTTGCCAAGCGGATTTGA